Proteins from a genomic interval of Sphingobacterium sp. SYP-B4668:
- a CDS encoding fucose isomerase codes for MQKKMEEKLSEALEELGWKSKRAHDYDKEKRHGFIDYQHIGIKVFRTIDRDVPLIVAESVWQYSHHLLAGLTSHSGPILVVANWDGTYPGLVGALNLVGSLTKAGVNYSFLWSKDFTDIFFRERLSEWLTTGTVTHDYSHVRLFERAEVNDADQQLAATFAQRIQDDKVLMGVFDEGCMGMFNAIVPDALMHRLGIYKERLSQSTLYAKMLTIRDAEASVVLDWMLSKGMQFAWGTDPAMELTKDQTIEQCKMYIAALRLADEYGCDTIGIQYQQGLKDLVPASDLVEGLLNNSERPPVANEKGELLYENAALPHFNEVDECAGIDGYVTYHLWRKLGLNGDNTLHDIRYGEFYSIDGKDEFVWVFLISGAAPASHFINGYAGADSQRQPPMFFKKGGGTLRGVSRPGQIVWSRIYIENNELYCDIGTGRVVEMPNEETERRWKLTDAQWPIMHAVLDGMSRDQLMAKHKANHIQVVYVDGDFDVKRAANIKAATLDTLGIHVNFCGI; via the coding sequence ATGCAGAAAAAAATGGAGGAAAAGCTGAGTGAAGCACTAGAAGAATTGGGCTGGAAGTCAAAACGAGCCCATGACTATGATAAAGAAAAAAGACATGGATTTATAGACTATCAACATATAGGGATTAAGGTATTCAGGACGATAGACAGAGATGTGCCCTTGATTGTAGCAGAAAGTGTATGGCAGTATAGTCACCATTTACTGGCCGGATTGACCTCACATAGTGGTCCAATCTTGGTGGTGGCCAATTGGGATGGGACATATCCAGGATTGGTAGGAGCCTTGAACTTGGTAGGCTCATTGACCAAAGCTGGGGTCAACTATAGTTTTTTGTGGAGTAAGGATTTTACGGACATCTTTTTTAGGGAACGGTTATCGGAGTGGCTGACTACAGGTACGGTGACACATGATTATTCGCATGTCCGACTTTTTGAAAGAGCAGAGGTGAATGATGCTGACCAGCAATTGGCAGCGACTTTTGCCCAGAGAATACAGGACGATAAAGTATTGATGGGGGTATTTGATGAAGGGTGCATGGGGATGTTCAATGCAATCGTACCTGATGCACTAATGCATAGATTGGGTATCTATAAGGAAAGACTCAGCCAGTCCACTTTATATGCCAAAATGTTGACCATTAGAGATGCAGAGGCTAGTGTTGTTTTGGATTGGATGCTCAGCAAGGGGATGCAATTTGCATGGGGAACAGATCCAGCAATGGAGTTGACCAAAGATCAAACAATAGAACAGTGTAAGATGTATATCGCGGCATTACGCCTAGCGGATGAGTACGGATGTGATACGATAGGCATCCAATACCAGCAAGGTCTGAAGGATCTTGTGCCTGCGAGTGATTTGGTTGAAGGGCTTTTGAATAATTCAGAAAGACCTCCTGTAGCCAATGAGAAGGGGGAACTGCTGTATGAGAATGCAGCGTTACCACACTTTAACGAGGTGGATGAATGTGCGGGGATAGATGGATATGTGACCTATCATCTGTGGCGGAAATTAGGGTTAAATGGTGATAATACTTTACACGATATACGATATGGTGAATTCTATAGTATCGATGGAAAGGATGAATTTGTGTGGGTATTCCTAATATCGGGGGCTGCTCCAGCTTCTCATTTTATAAATGGATATGCAGGAGCAGATAGTCAGCGGCAACCACCTATGTTTTTTAAAAAAGGAGGTGGTACGTTAAGAGGTGTAAGTCGTCCGGGGCAGATTGTATGGAGTAGGATTTACATCGAAAACAATGAACTGTACTGCGATATCGGAACTGGAAGAGTAGTGGAAATGCCAAATGAAGAAACCGAGCGTCGATGGAAGTTGACGGATGCGCAATGGCCAATTATGCATGCAGTATTGGACGGTATGAGTCGAGACCAACTAATGGCCAAACACAAAGCCAACCATATACAGGTCGTGTATGTAGATGGCGATTTCGATGTGAAACGAGCCGCTAATATCAAAGCCGCTACGCTAGATACGTTGGGTATACATGTTAATTTTTGTGGAATATAA
- a CDS encoding AraC family transcriptional regulator, translated as MKPKFHQVPKPADNTFSIRHDIVPSFGTTWHYHPEIELHYMVKGTGIRFIGENINNFEKDELILLGSNIPHTWKCNANNNNDYVEALVMHFHPECLGTAFLSLPEAKKVQKFLLLANQGILYYGETKQKAVKFMRKMKNTSGLDKIIFLLKICDLLSSSTEYEIISSQYNSGKLNKADEQRLNKILNFTFSNFKQKIYIEDIADLSNLSVTSFCRYFKTSTKKSYFDFLTEIRISYACRLLVNSDQPIKSIAEESGFDNTSNFYRHFKRFKNSSPNEYKKSYLSNDIN; from the coding sequence ATGAAACCAAAATTCCACCAAGTCCCCAAACCGGCAGATAACACATTTAGTATCAGACATGATATAGTCCCTAGTTTTGGTACAACTTGGCACTATCATCCAGAGATAGAACTACATTACATGGTAAAGGGCACTGGCATACGTTTCATTGGAGAAAACATCAATAACTTCGAAAAAGATGAGTTGATACTTCTCGGATCAAACATTCCACATACATGGAAGTGTAATGCCAATAACAACAATGATTATGTTGAAGCATTGGTCATGCATTTCCACCCCGAATGCCTTGGCACGGCATTCTTATCTTTACCCGAAGCCAAAAAAGTGCAAAAGTTTCTTTTACTTGCTAATCAAGGGATACTTTATTATGGGGAGACCAAACAAAAAGCTGTAAAGTTTATGCGCAAAATGAAAAATACAAGCGGATTGGATAAGATTATTTTTCTACTAAAAATTTGTGACCTTCTTTCTTCATCCACAGAATATGAAATCATATCTTCTCAGTACAATTCTGGCAAGCTCAACAAAGCCGATGAACAACGGCTTAATAAAATATTGAATTTCACCTTTAGCAATTTTAAGCAAAAGATATACATTGAAGACATTGCGGATCTAAGCAATCTAAGCGTTACTTCTTTCTGTAGATACTTTAAGACCTCCACCAAAAAATCCTACTTCGATTTTCTTACAGAAATAAGGATAAGCTACGCATGCAGATTATTGGTCAATTCGGACCAACCTATCAAGTCAATAGCAGAGGAGAGTGGTTTTGACAATACCTCCAATTTTTACCGTCATTTCAAAAGATTTAAAAATAGTTCTCCTAATGAGTACAAAAAGAGCTATTTATCTAATGATATAAATTGA
- a CDS encoding metallophosphoesterase has protein sequence MAKRLILILFLFLIADIYFYQAIITMGAQPLVRIAYWSIDIILLLGIVSILFMRSLGSSIQRLIATLITSILIIFIPKIFSFPILFAEDIVRLFRGFPDRSLYVSEATLVVACVILLVIVFGLTRGKHFYRVRRETLYFPDLPKAFDGFTITQLSDIHSGSLSDQKGVQRGIDLANAQDSDLLLFTGDLVNNMASEMDPWIPHFTKLKAAYGKYSVLGNHDYGDYIRWKSPVDKAANLGRLKEIHAETGFKLLLNEAVILHKQGQRIALIGVENWGKGGFHQYGDLTRATAQVPGDSFKILMSHDPSHWDEVTVDYHQHVHLTLAGHTHGMQFGIELFGFKWSPIQYFYKQWAGLYQRDGKYLYVNRGFGYHGLSGRVGVWPEVTVLTLKRANDHLVGRMVKGVSA, from the coding sequence ATGGCAAAGAGACTCATTTTAATTTTATTTCTTTTCTTAATTGCAGATATTTACTTCTACCAGGCTATCATTACGATGGGGGCACAACCGCTTGTCCGTATTGCTTATTGGTCTATAGACATTATACTATTATTAGGTATCGTATCTATTTTATTTATGCGTAGCTTGGGAAGTAGCATTCAGCGTTTGATTGCCACTTTGATTACCTCTATATTAATCATATTCATACCTAAAATATTTTCGTTCCCAATTCTATTTGCGGAAGATATCGTTCGTTTGTTTCGAGGTTTTCCTGACCGAAGCTTGTATGTTAGTGAGGCCACACTTGTCGTTGCTTGTGTGATTCTTTTAGTTATTGTGTTTGGGCTAACACGAGGTAAACATTTTTACAGAGTACGCAGAGAAACTCTTTATTTTCCCGATCTACCAAAAGCTTTCGATGGTTTTACGATTACGCAATTGTCAGATATACATTCCGGAAGTTTGAGCGATCAGAAAGGTGTTCAACGGGGGATTGATCTGGCCAATGCCCAGGATAGTGATTTATTATTGTTTACTGGAGATTTGGTTAATAACATGGCTTCAGAGATGGATCCATGGATACCACATTTCACCAAACTCAAAGCGGCCTATGGCAAATATTCTGTGTTGGGTAATCATGACTATGGTGATTATATTCGTTGGAAAAGTCCAGTAGATAAAGCTGCCAACTTGGGGCGGTTAAAGGAAATTCATGCTGAAACAGGATTCAAATTATTGCTAAACGAAGCTGTGATTTTACATAAGCAAGGTCAGCGTATTGCACTGATAGGAGTGGAGAATTGGGGTAAGGGTGGTTTTCATCAATATGGTGATTTGACACGAGCAACGGCCCAAGTACCTGGTGATTCATTTAAAATACTCATGTCGCATGATCCATCACATTGGGACGAAGTGACTGTCGACTATCACCAACACGTGCATCTTACTTTAGCGGGGCATACTCACGGTATGCAGTTTGGTATCGAGTTATTTGGCTTTAAATGGAGTCCTATCCAATACTTTTATAAGCAATGGGCCGGTCTCTATCAACGAGATGGTAAATATCTATATGTTAATAGGGGATTTGGTTATCATGGGCTGAGCGGCAGAGTGGGGGTTTGGCCAGAAGTGACCGTGCTTACCTTAAAGCGGGCTAATGATCATCTCGTTGGTAGAATGGTGAAGGGTGTTTCAGCATAA
- a CDS encoding TlpA family protein disulfide reductase — MRKRTLLASLCSISLMASFAQTKGVIKATLTGLDNDTIYIYHYPLSDINDIKKDTLVAHNNTFIYKIPDEPTAFAIIPHNAVHRRSTGGIYIAQTKLVELFTQPNEHITIEGALEKYYLNYSLTGNDVSAELSQFRQCYKSAAIEAVKLELKMDSLRGVGERQESINQLFKIRNQYFDTISQVKIQYINMNLDTDLSAYFITRFPLETFAYYHSKLSKNVREGMFGAVLEHFYQNYQNYLATNLAQNELLSGKEAPSFSLKDNEGRLVSLNDFKGKLIVLDFWGTWCGPCMQELPKLKSFYQENSTKVELVSIACLDKPKDWQAVIRSQELNWVQLVNDGEYDVSILYGVQSFPTKIIIDKDLRIVQRFIGLSEDFFKVMKDLLK, encoded by the coding sequence ATGAGAAAAAGGACTTTATTAGCTAGCTTATGCAGTATATCATTGATGGCCTCATTTGCACAAACTAAGGGGGTGATCAAAGCAACCCTCACTGGACTTGACAACGACACGATATACATTTATCATTATCCCTTGTCGGATATAAATGATATCAAGAAAGATACTTTAGTAGCTCATAACAATACCTTTATTTATAAGATACCCGATGAGCCTACTGCCTTTGCTATAATTCCCCACAATGCCGTACATCGAAGGAGCACCGGTGGAATTTATATTGCCCAAACTAAGTTGGTTGAGCTTTTTACTCAGCCAAATGAGCATATAACGATAGAAGGTGCCTTAGAAAAGTATTATCTGAATTATAGTCTCACTGGAAATGATGTCAGTGCCGAGTTATCTCAATTTCGACAATGCTATAAATCTGCCGCGATAGAAGCCGTCAAATTAGAGTTGAAAATGGATTCGCTTAGAGGCGTTGGTGAAAGGCAGGAAAGCATCAATCAATTATTCAAAATCCGAAATCAATACTTCGATACGATCTCCCAAGTTAAAATTCAATATATAAATATGAATCTTGACACGGATCTGTCCGCATATTTTATCACGCGATTTCCACTAGAGACTTTCGCTTACTACCATTCCAAGCTATCTAAAAATGTCAGAGAGGGAATGTTCGGTGCAGTACTTGAACATTTTTATCAAAATTATCAAAATTACCTAGCGACAAATTTAGCCCAAAATGAGCTTCTATCTGGTAAAGAGGCACCGAGCTTTAGTCTTAAGGATAATGAGGGGCGTTTGGTTTCACTAAACGATTTTAAAGGAAAATTAATTGTACTAGATTTTTGGGGTACTTGGTGTGGACCTTGTATGCAAGAATTACCTAAATTAAAGTCTTTTTATCAAGAAAATAGCACAAAAGTAGAGTTGGTAAGTATTGCTTGTCTCGATAAGCCGAAAGACTGGCAAGCCGTTATTCGTAGCCAAGAACTTAATTGGGTACAACTGGTAAATGACGGAGAATACGACGTTTCAATACTGTATGGCGTACAGTCTTTTCCAACAAAAATAATTATAGACAAAGACTTGAGAATTGTCCAACGATTTATTGGGCTCAGTGAGGATTTTTTTAAGGTTATGAAAGATCTGTTGAAGTGA
- a CDS encoding 3-keto-disaccharide hydrolase, with translation MNKIVKYSWLSVFTSFVILACNGRAANQTDEQVNPNETTLPTEEGFVAMFASNSLEGWEGDTSIWRMEDGVLVGEIKANAEPLKSNTFLIWKDAEPADFILRTQFRISDQGNSGINYRSERFAEVPYALKGYQADIDGQHHYTGQNYEERNRTTLAYRGQRTEIPNPSSVKGESIGNAWSSLVVRDTVATPEELKELTKPGDWNEIMIVAEGNKLSHYINGKLISEVLDDDAVNRKEKGYIGVQVHVGPPMKIEYKDMQIKTINEK, from the coding sequence ATGAATAAGATTGTGAAATATAGCTGGTTGAGCGTTTTTACCTCTTTTGTAATCCTTGCTTGCAACGGTCGTGCGGCCAATCAGACAGACGAGCAGGTTAATCCTAATGAAACTACCTTACCCACAGAGGAAGGGTTTGTAGCCATGTTTGCATCCAATAGTTTGGAAGGGTGGGAAGGTGATACTAGTATCTGGAGGATGGAGGATGGGGTGTTAGTAGGAGAAATCAAGGCGAATGCTGAACCATTAAAAAGCAATACATTTTTGATTTGGAAAGACGCTGAGCCAGCCGATTTTATATTAAGAACCCAATTTCGAATTTCCGATCAGGGAAACAGTGGTATCAATTATCGAAGTGAGCGGTTTGCCGAAGTGCCTTATGCCCTTAAAGGATATCAGGCTGATATTGATGGTCAACATCATTATACTGGCCAAAACTATGAGGAACGTAACCGGACGACCTTGGCCTATCGTGGACAGCGAACAGAAATTCCTAATCCGTCAAGCGTAAAAGGCGAATCCATAGGAAATGCTTGGAGTAGCCTCGTAGTGCGAGATACAGTCGCTACTCCGGAGGAGCTGAAGGAGCTGACTAAACCTGGAGATTGGAACGAAATTATGATTGTAGCAGAGGGCAACAAGCTGTCTCATTATATCAATGGAAAACTAATTTCAGAAGTATTGGATGATGATGCCGTAAATCGAAAGGAAAAGGGATATATTGGTGTACAGGTACATGTCGGGCCTCCAATGAAAATTGAATATAAGGATATGCAGATCAAGACGATTAACGAAAAATAA